The DNA region TTTGCTGTTTGCTAACAAGCCACAGCCACTTGGCGCTCAGCTCCTCATCTAAAATCAGCTTAAACCCACTGTGCTGGGAATTAATTAAGGCTTAGCCCTTGGCTTCACTTCCCTCGTTACTGTGAAGAGGCAGTTTCTGGCTAAAATTTATTGGCTGGCTTGGATTACCATAATGTGTGTGTTAGCTTGGCTCTGCTCTTCCGGCTTCATCATCACTTTTACGATTCGAATGTCCCATTTGCCCATTTTCGCGATAATTTAAGCCATTTGCCGATCGGCTTACACATGTCAAGTTCGGAAAACAAAGTGCTAactgtttgcatttgcatttgctacTCTAACAGGAAGCTTTTGGATTATGAACATTTTGGTAAAGAGTTTCATTTTTACCCATTTATGCTGACATTTAGCAAAAGTGTAGTTCACTGACCTGAAGTTACACGCTACTAAATTGTGGCCAAGACAGATTTGCTTGTGATTTTGGTAGTACCAAGTTGGTACTGCTGGTATATGCTGATACTCCATGAATACCGGATGCGAAAGGTTAAGCGAAATGTGTCAGCCAAAACTGTAAGGTTTCGCATTAACCAACCATCCTCAAAAGCTCGAATTGCTGGTGAGGCCAGTTTGAAATCAGTTTACCTTCCTGAGAACTCTCGACATGTGCAGCataagcaaaataaattgtatgCATAGCAAATATCGACTTGAAACGCTTTGTTTTTTAGCAATATTGCTAACAGTGGCCGCAAATGAGAGACTAGACTTATACTTCTTACCAAACTTACTAAGccaaaaagggggaaaaacgCAACAAGTCATTGAACGAGTAAAAAACATGCAAGCTGCtggcttaaaaaaaatattacgtTATCAGCGCAAATGCATAAAGCGAATGAACTAATAAAGGCACATAATAAACCGCCCGGTTTCAAATTACTTTGGCAGCGGCAGAGCTCTACTTCTGCTCATAAGCAGCACTCACTCACCCGACTTATGATTGCAATTATAATTgttaatttcttttattgccCCGCCGAAAGCCTGAAAGCCTGAAAGTCGCAAGTTGCAAGTACCAACTGCATTGTTCTGCCCCCCCACATGCTCccgttttgttttccctgGCCTGGCCAAATCATTCCTGGTCCGCTTTAATTGCTCCACCAGTACACTGCATGCCGCATTCCTATTCCtggccagcaccaccatcaccaccagcaccaccagcagctccagcaccaccagcaccactgTACTGCAGCCCAGAGTCGCAGCAATTCGATTTGGGACCAATGCGCACCAAATAACCAAAAGATGCCTTGCTGGCGGACCGAACAATCACTTTGCCCAGATCAGTTTCGGCCAGGCCagaacatatatatatatttatatatatgtgtgtgtgtgtataaacatatatatacagatatgTGCACAGTTGCGGTCAGAAGAAAAGTACAGAGCGGATGGCGGATCTCGGATCTATAGGGTGGAAATTCAATCCGGTCTCGGCGAGAATGGGCAGCACATCTCCTGGATGCTCACGTTATGTGGCTTCCCACCTAAGTAACTGCAGAGTACAAAAATATGTCACCTAATATATAAACTATAGGattcatatataatatatatatataactttgTTAACCGATACTTAGAATTTTGGATTGTGCTAGCAGCAATCTttacctacatatatatacctatatctTTACCCTATATATTTATAGGTATCTGTAAGTATTTGCTTACAGTGCACATAGCCGAGTTCCTAGCTTCCTGGCCGCAGCTGTACCCGTCCCGCAGCCAGGCCATTAACATTGCTTAATTGAATTAGATTCCGAATGCAGATTATGAGTACCATCGCATGCTCACTTCTTCGCTGGAGTATAGAATAGTACGAATTACGCCGCCACTTCCACGTCCACTTCCCAGGCTCCAGCTATCCATACCCATACCCTACCAACTCGATGCCCATACCAATCCCGGCCAGATTCCATCCCGATTCCAAGCCGATGCCATGCAAATGAGTGCGCGCTCAAATGGCCGCTTATAGGGCATAAAATACAGATTTGAGGTAATATCAAAGTATTGCCATACGTATGGTTCAGTGAACTCCCAGATCTAATTAGCCAAAGTTTTCGTACAAAAGCGGTTTCTGTAATCTAATTCGATGGCGTCAGCGGCACTTTGCCGACCACGAAGCATTTCTGTGGCCAAAACGAGCCAAGTATCTTGTACATTCGACTCGGCGCAGCTCAGCTCGATTCGAAATTCGAATGCACTGGCTGGCAGCAGCATTGGACCATTGGTATTAAAGGCCAACAATTGTGGCATGTCCTAGTGACAGCCTCGCCACAATTGCACCAATGTAGCAGTGGAATAGCTGCCCCACCAGCGACTTGCAACTTGGAGCCAAGCGTCGTGCTGGAGACGTAGGAGCTGCTGCTTCATTAGTTATGCATTAAGCATACGATATGTTGTACAAGCCGGCTACAATGGCCAAAAGGGTACATGGCCTAGCTGATTGGCTTGGTGTGGCAAGTCAGTTCTCCACATCTCTGCAAGTTATTAAAGAGTGTCTTCCAAATATTTGCCGTATGGATGGAGCTGTTCTTAAGTGCGCGCCAACCCTATAAGTAAATtggaatgttatttattgaGTAACCCCATTGAAAGTCCAAGTGTTCAAGTTGTCCAAGTGTAGCCACGTTTCGGTGGCCCAGCGGAGGCACCTTTCCAGTTTGGCCGCACTGGGCTGCTGCAGTCAATCTTTTTGTGGGATGTCCAGCTCCCTGTTAACTGCGTGCAATTCGTGGGGGTTCGTATGTCgcttaaaaattttaattgcctttgCGTGTTTAGAAAACTTACACGTACGTATGTTCTGCGTAGTTTAGCAGCTGACCAAATGCCACGCCAGCTTTCTAGTCGCTGCAGGGGATTTTGTGTTCGCAGCAGCAGATCGCTGGCCATTTTCACACTTCCCCACACGATCGCTAATGCTTATCGATGTGGATTAAAACTGCAGCCAATTATTACTACAACCATTAATACTAACGCTTTCAGGGAAGTGGTTTGCCCTAACATGAGATTAAATTTATTCTAGAAATTTGCACAAAGTGAAAGCGTTTTTTAGTCTTGAGCTGCTACTTTGGTTTCCTTTATCTGAACAATCCTGCAATATGAAAACTGTTATTTGTGAAACGCTAAAGTTATCCCCACCAAAGAAGCTTACCAAAGTGGCCTCTCAAATGCATGCCGCTGACTTTCATCCAGTCGACACCACAAGCGAGTGGCAGTTTTCAGCAGTTCGGCGGTCGCCAAGTTGGGATTCTTCCTCTGAAACTTGCGCAGGAAATGGATATAGGCAACTGCGGAGCCCAAATGGCTAAGACTGCGCTTGGTCTGCTGCGGACTTGGCTTCCCACGCAAGCGACTCTTCACGGATCTGTACGAGGTCCTCGATCTGGAGGAGCTCCTCTCGGATTTCCGCTGCCGAGCGGATGGCGACTGTCTTTGAGAAGGACACTGCTGTTCTGTTTTATCGGCCACTTCGCATTTCGACTCAAATGCAACCAATTGTGCTGGGCTTCTCAAAACGACCGTAGgctgtttattttaaatataaatttaagtttaattcTTAAGGGCTTTATGGCCTTGTGTGCGTCTTACCTTATTCTTGAAACGTTCCTTCTCAGCGACGGACAGCTGATTCCACTGCTTGGCCGCATATCGCACCATGTCCTGCGGAGAAATGCCGCAAAAGCGTTTCTTGTACTCGGTCAAAAAGTTGAGGTAGCCATTGTTGGTGATGCGCGCCACTTTCTGGCTCTTGTAAATGGGTGGACAATACACATGTCCACGCTTTTTTCCCTCCATTCTTTTGGATTTTGTGTAAACTTTGAATTTGTACTCCAAATGCTCCAGAACTGTCTGCGCTGGAAAACGAATTTTGATTGAGACGAAGCTCGCAAGGCTAACTAGAAAAGCTCAGGTTTATTTTTCAATACAATTATCATAATTAAGAAGAAAAAAGAACTATGACCTCGAAAACACGATGTCAAGCAATCGTGTGTATTTCACTCGTAAACAGTAAGATAAATTTTTGTACAATTGATTTTGAAAAGGGTTTTTATGGCTTCTAAGAAAGCGGTTTACACGGCCGGTTTTATTCACCTCGTGCTTGGTGTGTGCGTATGCCTTTGGCCACCCAATGATACCTGTTCTCCTGCTCCGAATTTGGGCTCTTGGATTTTCGAGGGCGCCCTGCTGCTTCTGGTCTCCGATGTCAAGTTGTATCCAGATCGGTACACCCATCTGCCGTACTCCATTCAGTTTCTGGTGGAGACGATCGGATCCCTGGCCATCCTCGAGTTCTTCACCATCGTGGTGTGGTGCGCCTTGGAGGGCCTGATCCACCACCTAACGAGGTTGCTACTTTTGTACCTGGGAATGAACGCTGACACATATCTGGCGCTGGAGTACTGGATCCTCTTGATTCCCACTACAGCTGTGGCCAGCACCTTCTTGTACATAATGAAGAAGGCCATTATACCCTACTTTGATATTACCTCGGTCTTTGAAAAGCAGCAGGTGAAGGTGCATCTGAACCAGTCTGTCTACATTGACGTGGTTAGCCAGAATCTGCGCAAGCACAGAAAGTATAGATAATTGTTCACATGATCAGTAATTTAGAGTGTAAATTGTATgtgcaaattataaatattaaatttatttatattatttagcATAAACGCTGGTGATGATAtcttttcaaattaaaaaagacGTTTCTTTAAAGCCCCATTTCAGCGGTTATAGCTTTTTAACCGGTTGGACGTTATGCAGCACTTGGAATAACGTTGTCTAATACTGTTGCTTGCGATAACCACAAGAAAGTGACTACATTTTTGGCGCCCAAGTAATCGAAGGacttaaattaaaacaagagagaacgctatagtcgagttccccgactatctgatacccgttactcagctggtggaagtgcaaaggagaaatttccacactgacagtttttggtgcggtGGGCtaaattctaaaaatattattcaaaaataatttgtataacttaatatacttaaaaaaaaaaaattaacttcGCCACAGCTAAAACAAAGACTGTTgtgtgctgctaataaacatagctaactatgtatatccaaactttttcgattttccaaaaaaaaaattttgcaaaaaaaaaatggcaaaaaattacattttccttttttgagcacaggtggataggaaattttgttacgaattgaacgagatatggcattccacttttggacaactatttttactgatatcgaaaaaaaaggattattttttatcaaaaaatcattttttgtcaaaaatcggatattttcaattggcattttcgccataacttggccaaaaatggccgcacagctaaaataaatactgttttgtgctgctgaTAAACATATCTAAATATGTCTCACccaacttttttaatttttgaaaaaaaaattttgacaaatttttgcattttcaataaggggtaccatcatcaaaatttgcgaaaaatagACAAatattagcatttcaatgtatgtacatggatcgataggaaattttattacgaaTTCAAagaggtatgccattccacttttggacaactatttgtactgctatcgaaaaaaatggaatattttatatcaatttttatgcggggtgcgggtgtactttatatggtcggaaacgcttccttctgccttctgCCGGATTATTCTACTCTATTTACAAGCGCTTAATTGGCATTAGTTCCACATAATATAATATGGATGGTAGTAATATAATTATTCAATTGGTTTATTCCACCCGCGACTTGGGTGTTTCTCGTCACAGAATTTTAGGGGAAATACATTAATTGACCAACTGGTAACACTTCAATGCATTTCAAACTGGTGATGCAACGATTATCGATACTCATCGATGTCATCACAATGAAGTTGTTGATAAATTCGTTTAAAGATTTCAAAGGATAGCAGGTACTTGTTTCATAAACCGTGAACGGGTTGTCTCTtatagcaaataaataatttaatgcaaaaatttgatttttatattaaaaatcatATACCTTGGCCAAATTAAAAGGTATTATTAATTAGATTACCATACATAGATCAACTGAGGATAAGATAACGGGTATTTCCATTGAGGTGTTTTGATGCAATTattcaataattttaattcaaagTCGATGTAACATCGATAAGTATCGCAAAAGGCACATCGATGCATCGACGTGCCGTGACATCACTAATATGAACAGCTGAACAACAATAATCATATTTGGTTAAAAACAATTATGCGAATAAACGCAGCCGCCTTATAGCGcccgtgccacgccccctgcgATGCGAACAGGCGACCACGCCAAGGTGTCGCCACGAATCCAGCAAGCAAGGAGAACCCAAGCCAAGAGTCCGGAGTCCCCAGTACGGAACACCCAGAAATTCCGGGCAGAAACACAATAAAAACATGTCTACGGAGGAGCATGTGTGGCGAGCGCACGTCGTGCGGCGTTTACGCGAGCGGAATCGCAAGGAGTGCGACAACTTCAAGGAGATCATCGAGCAAAGTAAGCATCTGGGTCGCCAGCGGAGACCCAGTTGGCTCCGCTACGCACCAGTTAACCTCTGATCGAAAAAGTATACGAACTTCATGGTCACACGCATTAATTGCCCGCATCTCTTGCAGACAACCGACTGATTGACCATGTGGCGCAGCTCAAGGCGGACAACCTGAAGATCTCCGTCGAAAACGAGCAGCTCCGCAACGCGGTGTCAACAGGTGGCACCGGCTCCAACGTGGCCATCGCCACCCTCGAAAAAAAGCTGCTCAGCCAGCAGGAGGAGCTCACCGAGCTGCACAAGCGCAAGGGCGAGAACTCCCAGATGATCGTGGACCTCAACCAGAAAGTCGAGCAACAGAGGATCATCATTTCCGAGAAGGAGCACAGGTAGCTAGCTGTCTAGGGTGTGTccaccaaaaaagttttcgAGCAAATGGTACCTAGAATGACGAAAAACCTTTTGTGACTCAAATAGTCTATCCAACCATTTGTTTATCGCGCCCTTAATTTTAGAATTCAATTAAGAGTCTACAGCAGCGTGTATGACTAATTATCTAGAGATTAAACCTTAATCTCGGCGAGATTACAAATCGAATACTTAACTAATAtaactatttattttagcCTCGTCGAACAGCAAACGAACAACAACCGATTGCGCGCGGAAGTGCAGCTACTTCACTCGAGTTTGGAGGAACTCAAGAAACTGAACAACACCATGTTGGATGAGCATACAGCGCTTCAATTGGCATTTAGCTCCCTCGAAGAAAAGATGAGAGGAGTGCAAGTAAGTGCTTTAGattattttcctttcattCCCACAAAATCAGCATcgctttgttttatttgtctAAGAACAGTACACAAAGTAAATTCTACGTATATGCTAAATTGGGatagtaaatataaattaaattgtttgtaaGTTGAAATATTTCCACTTAAGTCAGTGACCCAATAAAATGATGGGGTATTCGCTTTCAAAAGTTTCTGtacttcttcttttttgttttcccattCGAAAGTTGTCAAAATGTGAGGCCATTAATTGTTGTTTATAAGCCATTTAAAAGCACTTATACCACAACGATAGACAAATTCCAAAGGGGATTTTTTGTTGATCAACTGCTGGTTACTCATTGATCGCTAATTAAATCCTCAGATCTGTTTACTCAAAATAGTGcataaaatatcattttattggTACTTATTCGGGGCTTCCGAATCCCATTGAGCAAATCCACTTCTACGGCAGTGGGTTGGTTCGATAAATACATTGCAGATGGCTCGAATCGCTATGCCTCGTCTATAGACGGGAAAAGCTCGCTatcttttcgatttcgatcCAGTAGCATATTAGCGTTCAACGCGGAAAACAGCACGACGGCGCCAAAGATTTGCATATATCCCAAATATGAAAAAGCGTCTATTAAAAAGCTTTTCGTTCTCTTGCAATTCACAGGATGAAAATCGACGTCTCCTGGAGCGACTTATGCAATACAAGTCAAAGGATGCCGACAAGTTGAACGAGGAAAACGAGAGCATAATAAGGTACGTTCCATTCAATATAATACCATTGTGACCCTATTTTCATGCAAAACATAACGTTTAATATTACTTATCTCTTCGATCATTAATGTACATGtatataaatgcattttcgTAACCAGATAGGTACGCAGATACACACATAAAATGGTTAATCGCGCAGCTTATCTAATGCTTATAAAAGAGTGATAAAACTTCCATGTAAACTGTTGACAAATACACACGAAATCAACTGAGTTTCCGTGGATTAGGCACCTTTTTGCACTAATGTTTCACATGGCTCATAAAACATTGTGAAAAGGATCATTTCactcaatattttttttatgtttgcttGAAGTCATTAGCTACTAATAAACTACTAAGTAGGATGGAAGATTTAACAAACCAGAGTATTCAATTGATCAGGGAATCAGCCAGAAAGAATCCTTCGTAGCTTCGTTGAGTTCTAGGACATGTATACTAGGCTATTATCTTAATACCCGATTAGAGATTGCAGTGCCCATCCACCCGACCGCTGATCACCCAGTTGTGTTAATAAACCACTTATTGCCCACCCACCCAACGTCATGCAAGCAAGTTAACCGAAAAATGCGGAGCACGGGAACAACCAAATCGCAAATGGTTTACGGAAGCTACACACAAATGCATGTAATAAATATTGACGTATTCATATGTTTTTTACTAACAAACTTAACAAAAGTCGCCAAGGACAACAAGTAGAACGGACCATTTAGACGAATATAATCGACTGTGTCACTCATTCTGATTTGCTCCTTTTGATTTGgtttaatataaatgtataaccGTTTTTAAACATATCTAGAAAAAGACTGCCGTCAATTTTCAGGAAACGTTCGGCTAAACTGAAACGTGACCTAGAAGACGCGGTCCGTGAGCCCAGCTCGTCCAGCAACACCGCCTCCTCGCCCGGCGCCGCATCCTTGCAGCGCAACTCCAGTCCCGCCCAGTTCGTTGGCGGCCTCATCGGTGACGAGGACTTCGACGAGGCCGCAATAAATGGCGCCATGGAAGCCATAGGTCTCGATGATAATGAATATATTAGCGCTCGTTTTACAGCAGGAGGCGATATAGCCGAGAACTCCCGGGCTTCCATTGACACCCTAAAGGCCACCGGCTACCTGGGTCAGGCCAATCCCACCAAGATCCTCATGAAGTTCGAGGCACACGAGAACGAGTCGCATGCGGTGCGCTGGAGTCCCGTGGAGCGCATGGTGGCCACCGGTGGCGCTGATCGCAAAGTCAAACTTTGGGATATTGGCAAAAGTGAGTCAGCAGTCGCACATTGTTTATTACACCTATAAATAATcacattatacatatatatttgtatatcaCTTCGCATTGTGCCATTTCAGATTCCACTGAACCACGCGCAGTTCTCAGCGGAAGCAGTGCTGGGATTAACTCCGTGGATTTCGATTCAACAGGCGCCTACATCTTGGGCACCTCGAATGACTACGGAGCCAGAGTATGGACAGTGATGGACAATCGCTTAAGAGTGAGTGAAACCTTTATTTAAACGCTCCAATTGAAATAGAAAGGGAATGCATATCAATTATACTGCCTTTCCGACACTTCGTTTCCATACAAACGAAAGCAAAACGCATTTTTCGAAAACATATACGAGGAAAAACACTTTTCAGTTGCGCCCACTAGTCTAGACGCCAGATATTTTTAATGATAACAAAAGTGTGCGATTTCTGGACGCGATTGTAGGCTGAACTTTTGCACTAACTCACTCGTTCACCCCATT from Drosophila santomea strain STO CAGO 1482 chromosome 3R, Prin_Dsan_1.1, whole genome shotgun sequence includes:
- the LOC120454254 gene encoding LOW QUALITY PROTEIN: protamine-like protein 99C (The sequence of the model RefSeq protein was modified relative to this genomic sequence to represent the inferred CDS: deleted 1 base in 1 codon), whose protein sequence is MIIPCELRLNQNSFSSADSSGAFGVQIQSLHKIQKNEGKKRGHVYCPPIYKSQKVARITNNGYLNFLTEYKKRFCGISPQDMVRYAAKQWNQLSVAEKERFKNKPTVVLRSPAQLVAFESKCEVADKTEQQCPSQRQSPSARQRKSERSSSRSRTSYRSVKSRLRGKPSPQQTKRSLSHLGSAVAYIHFLRKFQRKNPNLATAELLKTATRLWCRLDESQRHAFERPLWIVQIKETKVAAQD
- the LOC120454053 gene encoding uncharacterized protein LOC120454053, whose amino-acid sequence is MASKKAVYTAGFIHLVLGVCVCLWPPNDTCSPAPNLGSWIFEGALLLLVSDVKLYPDRYTHLPYSIQFLVETIGSLAILEFFTIVVWCALEGLIHHLTRLLLLYLGMNADTYLALEYWILLIPTTAVASTFLYIMKKAIIPYFDITSVFEKQQVKVHLNQSVYIDVVSQNLRKHRKYR
- the LOC120453121 gene encoding autophagy-related protein 16 isoform X2; protein product: MSTEEHVWRAHVVRRLRERNRKECDNFKEIIEQNNRLIDHVAQLKADNLKISVENEQLRNAVSTGGTGSNVAIATLEKKLLSQQEELTELHKRKGENSQMIVDLNQKVEQQRIIISEKEHSLVEQQTNNNRLRAEVQLLHSSLEELKKLNNTMLDEHTALQLAFSSLEEKMRGVQDENRRLLERLMQYKSKDADKLNEENESIIRKRSAKLKRDLEDAVREPSSSSNTASSPGAASLQRNSSPAQFVGGLIGDEDFDEAAINGAMEAIGLDDNEYISARFTAGGDIAENSRASIDTLKATGYLGQANPTKILMKFEAHENESHAVRWSPVERMVATGGADRKVKLWDIGKNSTEPRAVLSGSSAGINSVDFDSTGAYILGTSNDYGARVWTVMDNRLRHTLTGHSGKVMAAKYVQEPIKVVTGSHDRTLKIWDLRSIACIETKFAGSSCNDLVTTDSLGSTIISGHYDKKIRFWDIRTEKQADDVLMPAKITSLDLSKDCNYLICSVRDDTIKLLDLRKNQVISTFTNEHFKISCDFARASFNSSGLKIACGSADGAIYIWNVNGFLEATLKGHSTAVNAVSWSPNNNMLASVGKNKRCTIYSES
- the LOC120453121 gene encoding autophagy-related protein 16 isoform X1; protein product: MSTEEHVWRAHVVRRLRERNRKECDNFKEIIEQNNRLIDHVAQLKADNLKISVENEQLRNAVSTGGTGSNVAIATLEKKLLSQQEELTELHKRKGENSQMIVDLNQKVEQQRIIISEKEHSLVEQQTNNNRLRAEVQLLHSSLEELKKLNNTMLDEHTALQLAFSSLEEKMRGVQDENRRLLERLMQYKSKDADKLNEENESIIRKRLPSIFRKRSAKLKRDLEDAVREPSSSSNTASSPGAASLQRNSSPAQFVGGLIGDEDFDEAAINGAMEAIGLDDNEYISARFTAGGDIAENSRASIDTLKATGYLGQANPTKILMKFEAHENESHAVRWSPVERMVATGGADRKVKLWDIGKNSTEPRAVLSGSSAGINSVDFDSTGAYILGTSNDYGARVWTVMDNRLRHTLTGHSGKVMAAKYVQEPIKVVTGSHDRTLKIWDLRSIACIETKFAGSSCNDLVTTDSLGSTIISGHYDKKIRFWDIRTEKQADDVLMPAKITSLDLSKDCNYLICSVRDDTIKLLDLRKNQVISTFTNEHFKISCDFARASFNSSGLKIACGSADGAIYIWNVNGFLEATLKGHSTAVNAVSWSPNNNMLASVGKNKRCTIYSES
- the LOC120453121 gene encoding autophagy-related protein 16 isoform X3 codes for the protein MQYKSKDADKLNEENESIIRKRLPSIFRKRSAKLKRDLEDAVREPSSSSNTASSPGAASLQRNSSPAQFVGGLIGDEDFDEAAINGAMEAIGLDDNEYISARFTAGGDIAENSRASIDTLKATGYLGQANPTKILMKFEAHENESHAVRWSPVERMVATGGADRKVKLWDIGKNSTEPRAVLSGSSAGINSVDFDSTGAYILGTSNDYGARVWTVMDNRLRHTLTGHSGKVMAAKYVQEPIKVVTGSHDRTLKIWDLRSIACIETKFAGSSCNDLVTTDSLGSTIISGHYDKKIRFWDIRTEKQADDVLMPAKITSLDLSKDCNYLICSVRDDTIKLLDLRKNQVISTFTNEHFKISCDFARASFNSSGLKIACGSADGAIYIWNVNGFLEATLKGHSTAVNAVSWSPNNNMLASVGKNKRCTIYSES
- the LOC120453121 gene encoding autophagy-related protein 16 isoform X4; this translates as MQYKSKDADKLNEENESIIRKRSAKLKRDLEDAVREPSSSSNTASSPGAASLQRNSSPAQFVGGLIGDEDFDEAAINGAMEAIGLDDNEYISARFTAGGDIAENSRASIDTLKATGYLGQANPTKILMKFEAHENESHAVRWSPVERMVATGGADRKVKLWDIGKNSTEPRAVLSGSSAGINSVDFDSTGAYILGTSNDYGARVWTVMDNRLRHTLTGHSGKVMAAKYVQEPIKVVTGSHDRTLKIWDLRSIACIETKFAGSSCNDLVTTDSLGSTIISGHYDKKIRFWDIRTEKQADDVLMPAKITSLDLSKDCNYLICSVRDDTIKLLDLRKNQVISTFTNEHFKISCDFARASFNSSGLKIACGSADGAIYIWNVNGFLEATLKGHSTAVNAVSWSPNNNMLASVGKNKRCTIYSES